The following proteins are co-located in the Marinomonas profundi genome:
- a CDS encoding sarcosine oxidase subunit alpha — translation MTQDLSKQSNRLSDGGRIDRSKPLTFTYNGKQYKGFEGDTLASALLANGVDIVGRSFKYSRPRGIVAAGAEEPNAIMQIGSTEATQIPNVRATQQSLYHGLVATSTNGWPNVDMDLMSWVGKVGGKVMPPGFYYKTFMYPKSMWETYESYIRKAAGLGRAPKENDPDIYDKMNQHCDLLIVGAGPAGLMAALTAARAGARVIIADEQNEFGGSLLSSTETLNGKPAAEWIASVVQELAGFDDVLMLPNSQVNGYHDHNFLTIQQHCTDQFADRAPNGQIAQRLHRVRAKWVVLATGAHERPLVYGNNDLPGCMVANAVSTYINRYGVAPGKNLVLMTSNDNAYRTALDWHDAGRNVVAIVDSRKHPQGTFVEAARDRGISILVGSGVIEAHGNKRVTGVSIAPLNEAGDAVVGSIVKMAADTVATSGGWSPVIHLSCHTGARPVWNDDILGFTPGATYQKQLTAGAINGAFTTAKALSEGANAASDVLAHLGLAKPDVALPEADMIEEGKAMALFHIPHTKPTSKAPKQFVDYQNDVTAAGIELACREGFESIEHVKRYTAMGFGTDQGKLGNINGMAIAAKMLKQTIPQTGTTIFRPNYTPVTFGAIAGRDCGALFDPERYTAMHAWHVERGAKFEDVGQWKRAWYYPQGNETMQQALNRECLATRESVGILDASTLGKIDIQGKDAREFLGRVYSNAWAKLAVGKCRYGLMCGEDGMVFDDGVTSCLAENHFLMTTTSGGAARVLSWLEIYHQTEWPELDVYFTSVTDHWSTMTISGPNSRKLLETLTDCDVSKENMAFMDWKPMTVAGVPARVFRISFTGELSFEINVQANYGMHVWKALFEQGKAFNLTPYGTETMHILRAEKGFIIAGQETDGSVHPFDLGMSWAVSMQKPFSFIGKRGMQREDCVRADRKQLVGLKTLDPTVVLPEGAQGVLDPKAPIPMPMVGHVTSSYWSANLKRSVAMGFVKGGLDKMGEKVFYPLADGRVIEAEICSPVFLDPKGERQHV, via the coding sequence ATGACACAAGATTTGAGTAAGCAGTCTAATCGTCTCTCAGATGGCGGCCGTATTGATCGTTCGAAACCGCTGACCTTTACCTACAATGGCAAGCAATACAAGGGCTTCGAAGGCGACACCTTGGCGTCTGCTTTGTTGGCCAATGGCGTAGACATTGTTGGCCGTAGTTTTAAATACAGTCGTCCACGGGGCATTGTCGCCGCGGGTGCGGAAGAGCCAAACGCCATCATGCAAATTGGCTCGACTGAGGCGACGCAAATTCCTAACGTGCGTGCCACGCAGCAATCGCTTTACCATGGCTTGGTGGCGACCAGCACCAATGGCTGGCCAAACGTTGATATGGACTTAATGAGCTGGGTGGGCAAAGTCGGTGGGAAAGTCATGCCGCCGGGGTTTTACTACAAAACCTTTATGTACCCAAAATCCATGTGGGAAACCTACGAGTCTTATATTCGTAAAGCCGCTGGTTTGGGGCGCGCACCAAAAGAAAACGACCCCGACATCTACGACAAGATGAACCAACATTGCGACCTATTGATCGTTGGCGCAGGCCCAGCCGGTTTAATGGCGGCATTAACCGCCGCACGGGCTGGTGCGCGGGTGATTATCGCTGACGAGCAAAACGAATTTGGCGGCAGCTTGCTAAGCAGTACCGAAACACTGAATGGCAAGCCAGCAGCCGAATGGATCGCTAGCGTGGTGCAAGAATTAGCAGGCTTTGACGATGTCTTGATGCTGCCAAACTCGCAAGTAAACGGCTATCACGATCATAACTTCTTAACCATTCAACAACATTGTACTGATCAATTTGCGGATCGCGCGCCCAATGGTCAAATCGCTCAGCGTTTGCATCGCGTGCGGGCCAAATGGGTGGTCTTGGCAACGGGCGCCCATGAACGTCCTTTGGTATACGGTAATAACGATCTACCGGGTTGTATGGTCGCCAATGCCGTATCGACTTATATCAATCGTTATGGCGTGGCGCCGGGTAAAAACCTGGTGTTGATGACATCGAACGATAACGCTTATCGTACCGCGCTGGACTGGCACGATGCAGGGCGTAACGTGGTCGCGATTGTCGATTCTCGTAAGCATCCACAAGGTACTTTTGTGGAAGCAGCGCGAGACCGAGGTATTAGCATTCTTGTTGGTTCTGGTGTGATTGAAGCGCACGGCAACAAACGTGTTACTGGCGTTTCCATTGCGCCTTTAAATGAAGCGGGCGATGCGGTGGTGGGCTCTATTGTTAAAATGGCCGCTGACACGGTGGCAACGTCTGGCGGTTGGAGTCCGGTGATTCATTTGTCTTGTCACACTGGCGCTCGTCCTGTTTGGAACGACGACATTCTTGGTTTTACTCCGGGTGCGACCTATCAGAAACAGCTTACCGCGGGCGCAATCAATGGCGCGTTTACCACAGCGAAAGCCTTGTCTGAAGGTGCGAATGCCGCCTCTGATGTCTTGGCGCATTTGGGTTTAGCAAAGCCGGATGTGGCTTTGCCAGAAGCCGACATGATCGAAGAGGGCAAAGCCATGGCTTTGTTCCACATTCCACACACCAAGCCCACGTCAAAAGCGCCTAAGCAGTTTGTCGATTATCAAAACGACGTCACCGCCGCCGGCATTGAGTTGGCGTGTCGTGAAGGTTTTGAATCGATTGAACACGTTAAGCGCTATACCGCAATGGGCTTTGGTACTGATCAAGGTAAGCTGGGCAACATCAATGGTATGGCGATTGCAGCAAAAATGCTCAAGCAAACGATACCGCAAACTGGCACTACCATTTTCCGCCCGAACTATACACCGGTGACGTTTGGTGCGATTGCTGGACGCGATTGTGGCGCCTTGTTTGACCCAGAACGCTACACAGCAATGCACGCTTGGCATGTGGAACGCGGCGCAAAATTTGAAGATGTCGGTCAATGGAAACGCGCTTGGTATTACCCGCAAGGTAACGAGACCATGCAACAAGCCTTGAACCGTGAGTGTTTAGCTACTCGTGAATCAGTCGGGATTTTGGATGCGTCTACTTTGGGCAAAATCGATATACAAGGCAAAGACGCACGAGAGTTCTTGGGTCGCGTCTACAGCAACGCATGGGCGAAATTGGCCGTCGGTAAATGCCGCTACGGCTTAATGTGCGGGGAAGACGGCATGGTGTTCGACGATGGCGTGACTTCTTGTTTAGCAGAAAACCATTTCTTGATGACTACTACGTCAGGCGGCGCGGCGCGCGTATTGTCTTGGCTAGAGATTTATCACCAAACAGAATGGCCTGAGCTGGACGTGTATTTCACCAGTGTTACGGATCATTGGTCCACCATGACGATTTCGGGTCCGAATAGCCGTAAGTTGTTGGAAACACTGACTGACTGTGACGTTTCGAAAGAAAACATGGCCTTTATGGATTGGAAACCTATGACGGTGGCTGGCGTGCCAGCTCGGGTGTTCCGTATTTCTTTCACTGGCGAATTATCGTTCGAGATCAACGTTCAAGCCAATTACGGCATGCACGTTTGGAAGGCTTTATTCGAGCAGGGAAAAGCATTTAATCTAACGCCCTACGGCACGGAAACCATGCACATTTTGCGGGCGGAAAAAGGCTTTATTATCGCTGGCCAAGAGACGGATGGGTCTGTGCATCCGTTTGATTTAGGCATGTCTTGGGCGGTGTCGATGCAGAAACCCTTTAGCTTTATTGGTAAGCGAGGCATGCAACGGGAAGACTGTGTTCGAGCGGATCGTAAACAGCTGGTGGGTTTAAAAACCCTTGATCCAACAGTGGTTTTGCCAGAAGGCGCACAAGGCGTATTGGACCCGAAAGCACCGATTCCCATGCCGATGGTGGGTCATGTAACGTCCAGTTATTGGAGTGCGAATTTGAAGCGCTCTGTGGCCATGGGGTTTGTGAAAGGCGGCTTAGATAAAATGGGCGAAAAAGTCTTTTATCCATTGGCGGATGGTCGTGTTATTGAAGCGGAAATTTGCAGCCCAGTATTTTTAGATCCAAAAGGGGAGCGTCAACATGTCTGA